The Methylomonas sp. UP202 DNA window GGGACGCGTCATAGAGCCGGTATTACTCTATCTGATGGATCGATTCCTCATTCGTCACGGCAATACCAGGCCGAATACGTTTCGAGCCACGGTTTACAACCTGAAGGATTGGTGGGCGTTTCTGGCGGAGTTTGCCAAAACTTGGAACGAAGTCAGTGAGGATGATCTTCGATTTTACCGCGACGCTATGCTGCAGACCGTGTCGCCCAAAACCCATCAACCCTATGACGTAGGCACTGTCCGCCGTCGACTGACCACGGTATTGCAATTCTATGACTGGGCCCGGCGGGCAGGGTTTTTCGGAGTGATTTTCGATTCAAAATCCACTCGCCAAATCGTCCGATCGATGGACCACGATGCGTTGGCGCATTTGCATGCAAATCCGGTACAGCGTACCACCTCTGATTTACTACCATTACCACGTCGGGGCGCCGATGATGCCGTTCGACCATTGACTGAAACGGAGTATCGCACGGTTGCCCATTGTCTTGGGCCACTACCGCCAGGCAGCACACGATCTGGCGATGATTGCCGACCAACCGTGGACCGGCTGATTGCCGAAATTGCCCTCCATACCGGCATGCGGCGGGATGAAATTTCATCACTGAATCGTTGGCAAATTCTAGATCTGCGACCCGATGTATCTCAACCTTTCGGTGTGGTGAAACTGCGGCTCAGTAAAACCAAGGGTCTCAGGCCGCGTGTCGTGTTCATGCCCAATTGGCTGGTAACGGCACTGCATTGGTATATCGATCATGAGCGCAAGGACGCACTGCATGCCGCCAAAAAGCAAAGCCAACTCAAAGAACCGAGCGCATTGTTTTTGAACGGTATCCATGCCGGACGTCATGTTGGAAAACCGATTCAAAATGGCAGTATCGATGCGCATTTTCGGCAGGCTCTGTTTGCCGCCGGCTTGACGCATACCGTACATAAAACGGATCCGGAAACAGGGAAACCTTATACCACGCAAGAACCCCGTCATGTTTTCCACGACCTCAGGCATACCTTTGCGACCTGGCTGTATTGGTTTGAAAAGTCGCAGGGTAATGCGGAACCCTGGAAAAAGATTCAGGCACGCTTGGGGCATACCGCGTTGGCAACCACCACCAATCTCTACTTGCGCGCCGTGACGGATTTTGAAGCCCAGGTCAGTGATACCACCATGAAGTTTTTCGAGGCGATGCGTCATGGCTGATTCATTTGCTGATCGCCGCTCCACACGTCCCAGTCGCTACGCACAACTCGTGGGTACGACCGTGGCGGATCTCGACGCCGTTCGCCGGGAACGCCTATCCTCGGTCAGTGAAGAAACTGATGGGGATGGCAAACGTCGGTTATTCATTCGTTTCCCGACACCACACAGCCGAGAATCCATTCAAACCTTGGAGGTTTCAAACTGGCTGATGGCGTCCGAGTTGGCCGTTGCCTTTGCCGAGATGGTCGTCGTATGGGGTGGGGATAAAACCGAACCAAGTCGGCAAACATTTATCAACGATCTGAACCATGGGTTTTTCCAGTATCTGGCTCGCAATGATAGACCATCGCCCAGTCTGGCAACCCTTAACACGGCATTCATCAATGGTTTTATCGAATGGCTGGGACGCATGGAAGACGGTGCCTATGTGCTTGCGGCGTACACCCGCTTGCATTATCTGGGTGCGGTTCGCAGCGTGGTTTCTCACCTGAAAAAATCTAAGCAGTACCGTTCCCAGTTAAGCAAGGATTTACATATTCGCCGCAATCCCTGGCCAGGGGCGTCACGGCAAGTCGCACATCCGACAAAAATCATCGAGCCGGCGGATTGGATCCATCTTCACAGTACTTGCATCGAAGCCTGTACGCAAATCATGCAAACCGTCGAACAAGGCTGGATGATGTTGACCGAAGAATCCCCCGAACCCAATAGCCTGGCAAGCCATTTGCAAAGACTGGACGCACTGTTTCCGACAGTGATTGGGTCTTTCGTCAAACTTCAGCAACTCGACGCACCATTAGCCCGCCAAATCGGCACGCCGGAAGCTCTGGCGGCACTCAGAACCTACTTTCACCCCTCGCCAAGGGATCTGGTGCCGTTCCTACTGTTATTAGCCATGGTGAGCTTTTTCAGTGGCGAAACGCTGTTTGCAACCCGCCGAAGTGACGTGTCCTATATCGAAATCCAGGGTGTCAAACGCTTGGTTTGGCGCCCCTATAAATCGAGAAGCCGACGCCGACAGCATCGCAGTTTTCCGATCTCGGATGCCCCAGACAGTCCGACAGTGTTGATTCCGTTTATCGAGCGCTGGACAGCGCGGATTCGTCCAGTAGCCACGCCGCGTTTGCAAGAATGGTTGTTTATCTGGATTCCCGTGAACAAACCGTCTGAGCCTCATGGTTTCGAATCC harbors:
- a CDS encoding site-specific integrase translates to MNTIVRSAIHLDQHPAMPSEALASCALPTGFLFLVDDDTGRVIEPVLLYLMDRFLIRHGNTRPNTFRATVYNLKDWWAFLAEFAKTWNEVSEDDLRFYRDAMLQTVSPKTHQPYDVGTVRRRLTTVLQFYDWARRAGFFGVIFDSKSTRQIVRSMDHDALAHLHANPVQRTTSDLLPLPRRGADDAVRPLTETEYRTVAHCLGPLPPGSTRSGDDCRPTVDRLIAEIALHTGMRRDEISSLNRWQILDLRPDVSQPFGVVKLRLSKTKGLRPRVVFMPNWLVTALHWYIDHERKDALHAAKKQSQLKEPSALFLNGIHAGRHVGKPIQNGSIDAHFRQALFAAGLTHTVHKTDPETGKPYTTQEPRHVFHDLRHTFATWLYWFEKSQGNAEPWKKIQARLGHTALATTTNLYLRAVTDFEAQVSDTTMKFFEAMRHG